A single window of Leptolyngbya ohadii IS1 DNA harbors:
- a CDS encoding GAP family protein, which produces MGTVLISLLPFIIGSAVVPVQIIVSLLLLKSPDQGLLKAVGFVSRMTITRLFQGLIFGFILSESSAIAAGENSKNPVISTLLLVLGILLLIAAYKKWRGEDDPDDSPPKLLTMIDNLTPLKAFGVGLGLPLIAAKLWVFTLSALATIASAQLGQSSSAIVYLLFILLAESLLILPILVRILMPERSQHSLAKLSVWLTHNSRPITVIVSIVFGLFFLKSGISGLLA; this is translated from the coding sequence ATGGGAACCGTACTGATCTCGCTCCTACCCTTTATCATTGGCAGTGCTGTCGTGCCCGTGCAGATCATCGTCAGCCTATTGCTGCTGAAAAGCCCTGACCAGGGACTATTAAAGGCTGTCGGATTTGTCTCTAGAATGACCATCACCCGTCTGTTTCAGGGATTAATTTTTGGTTTTATTCTGTCTGAATCCTCGGCGATCGCGGCGGGAGAGAATAGCAAGAACCCCGTTATTTCAACATTGCTTCTGGTGCTTGGAATTCTCCTGCTCATTGCCGCTTATAAGAAATGGCGTGGAGAAGACGACCCAGACGATTCGCCTCCCAAGCTATTAACCATGATTGACAACCTGACCCCACTAAAGGCGTTTGGGGTTGGGCTAGGACTGCCCCTGATTGCGGCAAAGCTATGGGTTTTTACCCTCAGTGCCCTGGCAACGATCGCCTCAGCACAGCTCGGTCAGTCCTCCAGTGCGATCGTCTATTTGCTGTTTATTTTGCTGGCTGAATCTCTGCTAATTTTGCCGATTTTAGTTCGGATTCTCATGCCTGAACGATCGCAGCATTCCCTAGCAAAGCTCTCCGTTTGGCTGACTCACAACAGTCGTCCCATTACCGTGATTGTTTCAATTGTTTTTGGTCTGTTCTTCTTGAAATCGGGCATCAGTGGGCTGCTGGCGTAG
- a CDS encoding LysR family transcriptional regulator — protein sequence MPIEFRHLRYFVAVAEELHFGRAAERLHIAQPPLSQQIRQLENELGFQLFHRTKRSVTLTEAGAAFLQESRRLLYQLEQAVQTGRQVSRGEQGQLVIGFVSSAAYNVLPPILRSFRSAFPNVKLELHELTTDQQLQWLSDRRLDVGLIRPPIDDPALQVQTLFREPLVLALPDRHPFAQQPVISLQSITTEPFILFPRSLAPRLYDQIISLCQQAGFSPNVVQEAIQMQTIISLVAAEIGIAIVPVSLTNLQRTGVVYKPLQEETPQAEVAIVCRKAEVTPTVQRFLDLATQMTQS from the coding sequence GTGCCGATCGAATTTCGCCATTTGCGCTATTTTGTCGCAGTTGCCGAGGAACTGCACTTCGGGCGGGCTGCGGAGCGTTTGCATATTGCTCAGCCGCCGTTAAGTCAGCAGATTCGGCAGTTGGAAAACGAGTTGGGCTTTCAGCTATTCCACCGCACCAAGCGATCGGTCACACTCACGGAAGCCGGAGCAGCCTTTTTGCAGGAAAGCCGCCGACTGCTGTATCAGCTTGAGCAGGCGGTTCAGACCGGACGGCAGGTGAGCCGGGGAGAACAGGGACAGCTCGTGATTGGCTTCGTCAGTTCTGCGGCGTATAACGTGCTGCCGCCGATTTTGCGATCGTTTCGGTCTGCCTTTCCCAACGTGAAACTCGAACTGCACGAACTCACCACCGATCAGCAGTTGCAGTGGCTCAGCGATCGTCGTTTGGATGTGGGTCTGATACGTCCGCCGATCGACGATCCTGCCCTGCAAGTCCAAACCCTGTTTCGCGAACCCCTCGTCCTGGCACTGCCCGATCGCCATCCCTTTGCCCAGCAGCCCGTGATCTCCCTCCAATCCATTACCACCGAGCCGTTTATCCTGTTTCCGCGATCGCTTGCCCCCCGACTCTACGACCAGATTATTAGCCTTTGCCAGCAAGCCGGATTTAGCCCCAACGTGGTTCAGGAGGCGATCCAGATGCAGACGATTATTAGCCTCGTTGCCGCTGAAATTGGGATTGCGATCGTGCCTGTTTCTCTCACAAATCTTCAGCGAACGGGGGTGGTCTATAAGCCCCTCCAGGAGGAAACGCCCCAGGCAGAAGTGGCGATCGTTTGTCGCAAAGCTGAGGTTACGCCGACCGTCCAGCGGTTTCTAGATTTGGCAACGCAGATGACCCAAAGTTGA
- a CDS encoding thioredoxin domain-containing protein, whose amino-acid sequence MTNRLINAQSLYLRKHADNPIDWWTWCDEALEKAKQENKPIFLSIGYSSCHWCTVMEGEAFSDPKVADYMNENYVAIKVDREERPDIDSIYMQALQLMTGQGGWPLNVFLSPEDLLPFYGGTYFPSEPRYGRPSFFQVLQAIRKFYDTEGVKLQAVKDELRERLRQGATIEGGKELSEEILQEGLRVSTTVLAAQGMGPKFPMIPHAMTALHGIRFQENDQDLNRLTVCQQRGMDLALGGIYDPVAGGFHRYTVDPTWTVPHFEKMLYDNGQIIEYLAELWAMGIRKPAFERAIDGTVQWLQREMTAPEGYFYAAQDADSFVTKDDREPEEGAFYVWRYAELEKILTPEELTALEAEFSISPSGNFEGKNVLQRSKGGELSPVAESALAKLFTVRYGVSQLEMTTFPPARNNNQAKGLDWQGRIPAVTDTKMIVAWNSLMISGLARSAGVFQKWGYFDRATAAAQFILNQQWRNDRLHRLNYDGQVSVTAQSEDYALLIKALLDLHQASLSLGQPNSEWLDRAKAVQQEFDELLWSREQGGYYNTDAVSDLVVQERSYGDSATPSANGIAAMNLIRLFLLTEDLSYFDRAEQTLQAFSTVMQEIPQACPGLIAALDWFRYPTLIRTPSTEITELSQQYLPTIALRLDSQLPQGITAMVCKGLSCLEPATNDEQMQRQIQKALGV is encoded by the coding sequence ATGACCAATCGCCTGATTAACGCGCAGAGTCTCTACCTTCGCAAGCACGCCGATAATCCGATCGACTGGTGGACGTGGTGCGATGAGGCATTGGAGAAAGCAAAGCAGGAGAATAAGCCGATTTTTTTGTCGATCGGATACTCCAGCTGCCACTGGTGTACGGTGATGGAGGGCGAGGCGTTCTCTGACCCCAAGGTTGCCGACTACATGAACGAGAATTATGTGGCAATTAAGGTCGATCGCGAGGAACGTCCAGATATTGACAGTATCTATATGCAGGCGCTTCAGCTCATGACGGGGCAGGGGGGCTGGCCCCTGAATGTGTTTCTGTCGCCGGAGGATCTGCTGCCTTTCTATGGTGGGACTTATTTTCCCTCAGAGCCGAGGTATGGACGACCCAGCTTTTTCCAGGTGCTTCAGGCGATTCGCAAATTTTATGACACGGAAGGGGTGAAGCTTCAGGCGGTTAAGGACGAACTGCGGGAACGGCTGCGGCAGGGTGCGACCATTGAAGGCGGCAAAGAACTTTCCGAGGAAATCCTACAGGAGGGGCTGCGGGTGAGTACAACCGTGTTGGCGGCACAGGGAATGGGACCGAAATTTCCCATGATTCCCCACGCGATGACTGCCCTGCACGGCATTCGGTTTCAGGAAAACGATCAGGACTTAAATCGGCTCACGGTCTGTCAGCAGCGGGGGATGGATCTGGCGCTGGGCGGTATTTATGACCCTGTGGCAGGCGGATTCCATCGCTATACGGTCGATCCAACCTGGACGGTGCCCCACTTTGAAAAAATGCTCTACGACAACGGGCAGATTATTGAGTATCTGGCGGAGCTGTGGGCAATGGGAATCCGTAAGCCTGCTTTTGAGAGGGCGATCGACGGCACGGTGCAGTGGCTTCAGCGGGAGATGACCGCCCCAGAAGGCTATTTCTATGCGGCGCAGGATGCGGATAGCTTTGTGACGAAGGACGACCGTGAGCCGGAGGAAGGGGCGTTTTATGTCTGGCGCTATGCGGAACTAGAGAAGATTCTTACGCCGGAGGAACTGACTGCCCTGGAAGCAGAATTTAGCATTAGTCCGTCCGGCAATTTTGAAGGCAAGAACGTTTTGCAGCGGTCAAAGGGGGGTGAGCTGTCTCCTGTGGCGGAATCTGCTTTAGCGAAACTCTTTACCGTCCGCTACGGAGTCTCCCAGTTGGAGATGACCACCTTTCCTCCAGCACGAAACAACAATCAGGCAAAAGGGCTGGACTGGCAGGGACGGATTCCCGCTGTGACGGATACGAAGATGATCGTTGCCTGGAATAGTTTGATGATTTCGGGACTGGCGCGATCGGCTGGGGTCTTCCAGAAGTGGGGCTATTTCGATCGGGCAACGGCAGCGGCACAGTTTATTTTGAATCAGCAGTGGCGAAATGATCGTCTCCATCGACTGAACTATGACGGACAGGTGAGTGTGACGGCTCAATCGGAGGACTATGCCCTGTTGATTAAAGCGTTGCTGGATTTGCATCAGGCAAGCCTCAGTTTAGGACAACCCAATTCCGAATGGCTCGATCGCGCTAAAGCGGTTCAGCAGGAATTCGATGAGCTGCTCTGGAGCCGGGAGCAGGGCGGCTACTACAATACCGATGCGGTGAGTGATCTGGTCGTTCAGGAACGCAGCTACGGAGACAGCGCCACCCCTTCCGCCAACGGCATCGCCGCCATGAATTTGATCCGGCTGTTTTTGCTAACGGAGGATCTGTCCTACTTCGATCGCGCCGAACAAACGCTGCAAGCCTTCAGTACCGTGATGCAGGAAATTCCTCAGGCTTGTCCTGGTCTAATCGCTGCACTGGACTGGTTCCGCTACCCGACGCTGATTCGCACCCCATCGACCGAAATCACCGAACTGTCCCAGCAATATTTACCGACGATCGCCCTCCGCCTCGACTCCCAACTTCCACAAGGCATAACGGCAATGGTGTGTAAGGGATTAAGCTGTCTGGAACCTGCGACAAACGACGAACAGATGCAGCGTCAGATTCAGAAGGCTTTGGGTGTATAA
- a CDS encoding HD domain-containing protein: MRRSLKGWDVYLPGSPKIDPDPPIDSSTHPLIHSSTHPPIHPSTHPPIHPLLPTPYSLINPRLPQQLQFILEIDRLKHILRQTLLIDASRQENSAEHSWHLAIMAIVLAEYAPVGTDIGRAIKMLLIHDLVEIDAGDTFCYDVQGNLDKVDRELQAADRIFGLLPPDIEAELRPLWEEFEARETVTAQFAASLDRIQPLLHNYKTQGGTWKKHGVSIDQVRKRMAPVKEGTPDLWEWVEAIVQESVEAGYIRVAQA; this comes from the coding sequence CTGAGGCGATCGCTAAAAGGATGGGATGTTTATCTCCCCGGCTCCCCTAAAATAGACCCTGACCCACCCATCGACTCATCCACCCATCCACTCATCCACTCATCCACTCATCCACCCATCCACCCATCCACCCATCCACCCATCCACCCCCTACTCCCCACTCCCTACTCCCTCATAAACCCAAGACTCCCCCAACAACTCCAGTTCATCCTAGAAATCGATCGCCTCAAGCACATCCTGCGGCAAACCCTGCTAATCGATGCCTCGCGACAGGAGAACAGTGCAGAACATTCGTGGCATCTAGCGATTATGGCGATCGTCCTGGCGGAATACGCGCCTGTGGGGACAGATATTGGTCGGGCGATCAAGATGCTGCTGATTCACGATTTGGTAGAAATCGATGCCGGAGATACGTTTTGCTATGACGTGCAGGGCAATCTGGATAAGGTCGATCGCGAATTGCAGGCTGCCGATCGCATTTTTGGATTATTGCCACCGGACATCGAGGCAGAGCTACGACCGCTGTGGGAAGAGTTTGAGGCACGGGAAACGGTGACGGCTCAGTTTGCGGCGTCCCTCGATCGAATTCAGCCCTTGCTGCACAATTACAAGACCCAGGGCGGAACCTGGAAGAAGCACGGCGTTTCGATCGATCAGGTCAGAAAGCGAATGGCTCCCGTGAAGGAGGGCACACCGGATTTGTGGGAATGGGTTGAAGCGATCGTGCAGGAGAGTGTGGAGGCGGGTTACATTCGAGTAGCACAGGCATAG
- a CDS encoding DMT family transporter yields MDWIGNFKGEIAGLGAALIWAVASSIYVGLGKQMPPLILNFTKSGIAIGFILLTLLLRGDVPQMSGMAVLLLGLSGAIGIGLGDTAFFASLNVLGARRALLFEALSPAMTAILAGIFLDELLGLQTWIGIILTVVGVAWVVVERTPDQPLDRSHLWLGIGYGFLAALGQAGGAVLSRAALAGTTVSPLWSTLIRLVAGVLFLLVWMLIKRQSLRVFEPLRSPRFLMILAATAFCGTYLAIWLQQTALKFTAAGIAQALTSTSPLFVIPIALWAGERVSMRAILGAIIALGGIWLLFGITG; encoded by the coding sequence GTGGATTGGATTGGGAACTTTAAGGGAGAGATTGCCGGGTTGGGGGCTGCGCTGATCTGGGCGGTCGCTTCTTCGATTTATGTGGGGCTGGGGAAACAAATGCCGCCCCTGATTCTGAACTTTACCAAGAGCGGGATTGCGATCGGCTTTATTCTGCTGACGCTGCTGCTGCGGGGTGATGTGCCGCAAATGAGCGGTATGGCGGTGCTGCTGCTGGGGCTGAGTGGGGCGATCGGGATTGGCTTGGGCGATACAGCGTTTTTTGCCAGTTTGAATGTGCTGGGGGCAAGAAGGGCACTGCTGTTTGAGGCGCTGTCTCCGGCAATGACGGCAATTCTGGCAGGGATTTTTCTGGATGAGCTGCTGGGGCTGCAAACCTGGATTGGGATTATTCTGACCGTTGTGGGGGTTGCCTGGGTTGTGGTGGAGCGAACACCGGATCAGCCGTTAGATCGATCGCATCTGTGGCTGGGCATTGGGTACGGGTTTTTGGCAGCGTTGGGGCAGGCAGGAGGAGCGGTCTTATCCAGGGCAGCACTGGCAGGGACTACGGTGAGTCCCCTCTGGAGTACGCTGATTCGCCTTGTGGCAGGGGTACTATTTTTGCTGGTCTGGATGCTGATCAAACGGCAGTCGTTACGGGTGTTTGAACCGCTGCGATCGCCCCGCTTTCTGATGATTTTGGCAGCGACGGCATTTTGCGGCACCTATCTGGCAATCTGGCTTCAGCAAACCGCTCTCAAATTTACGGCAGCGGGGATTGCCCAGGCGTTGACTTCCACAAGTCCGCTGTTTGTGATTCCGATCGCGCTGTGGGCGGGGGAAAGGGTGAGTATGAGGGCAATCTTGGGGGCAATTATCGCTTTAGGAGGGATTTGGTTACTGTTTGGCATCACAGGCTAG
- the trmD gene encoding tRNA (guanosine(37)-N1)-methyltransferase TrmD, with protein sequence MRFDILTLFPDFFTSPLSSGLLGKALAKQIATVYLTNPRDFTTDKHHKVDDEPYGGGVGMLMKPEPIFAAIESLPVMPRREVILMTPQGETMNQKMFQSFAAECDQMVLVCGHYEGVDERVLNLVTREVSLGDFVLTCGEIPALTLLNGVIRLLPGTVGKEESLKLESFEAGLLDYPQYTRPAEFRGWKVPDVLLSGNHQAIAEWRKQQQIERTRTRRPDLWEQWQQSQQ encoded by the coding sequence GTGCGCTTCGACATTCTGACGCTGTTCCCCGATTTTTTTACCTCTCCGCTGAGTTCCGGGCTGCTGGGCAAGGCGCTGGCGAAGCAGATCGCAACCGTGTATCTGACGAATCCGCGTGACTTTACGACCGACAAGCACCACAAGGTCGATGACGAACCCTATGGCGGTGGGGTAGGAATGCTGATGAAGCCGGAACCCATCTTTGCGGCGATCGAGTCTTTGCCCGTAATGCCCCGACGAGAGGTGATTCTGATGACCCCCCAGGGGGAAACTATGAATCAGAAGATGTTTCAGTCCTTTGCGGCAGAGTGCGATCAGATGGTGCTGGTCTGCGGACACTACGAAGGTGTGGATGAGCGGGTCTTAAATCTGGTGACGCGGGAAGTTTCTCTGGGGGATTTTGTCCTGACCTGCGGCGAAATTCCTGCCCTGACGCTGCTGAATGGCGTGATTCGTCTGCTGCCCGGAACTGTGGGCAAGGAAGAATCCCTCAAGCTGGAAAGCTTTGAAGCCGGACTGCTCGATTATCCCCAATACACCCGTCCGGCGGAGTTTCGCGGTTGGAAAGTTCCTGACGTTCTCCTGTCTGGCAATCATCAGGCGATCGCTGAATGGCGTAAACAGCAGCAGATCGAGCGCACGCGCACCCGTCGCCCCGATTTGTGGGAGCAGTGGCAGCAGTCCCAGCAGTAG
- a CDS encoding PHP domain-containing protein — MDKPMAIDLAPNSAFAQDQAAQDKDALKAVFESINATSCPRFYNFHMHTVCSDGRLQPYQIMEQAIDIGLKGLAITDHHSVNGYRAAQKWLNQWQAEHPEAIAPHLWTGVEINADLLGVEVHILGYAFDPQHPAILPYLNRATVGGEAYQAVQVIRAIHQAGGLAVLAHPARYRRSAKELIPAAAKVGIDGIETFYAYENPSPWKPSPRQTPEVAALGQIHGLLHSCGTDTHGFSLLQRL; from the coding sequence GTGGATAAACCTATGGCGATCGATCTGGCTCCGAATTCGGCATTCGCTCAGGATCAAGCTGCACAGGACAAGGACGCTTTGAAGGCAGTCTTTGAGTCCATCAACGCTACAAGCTGTCCCCGCTTCTACAACTTTCATATGCACACCGTTTGTTCCGATGGGCGACTTCAGCCGTACCAGATCATGGAACAGGCGATCGACATCGGGCTAAAGGGACTTGCGATTACCGATCACCACAGCGTCAACGGCTATCGGGCAGCACAGAAATGGCTAAATCAATGGCAAGCCGAACACCCTGAAGCGATCGCCCCCCACCTGTGGACAGGCGTTGAGATTAATGCCGACTTGCTGGGCGTGGAGGTTCACATTCTGGGCTACGCCTTCGACCCGCAGCACCCGGCAATTTTGCCCTATCTGAACCGGGCAACCGTGGGAGGAGAGGCGTATCAGGCAGTACAGGTGATCCGCGCAATCCATCAGGCAGGCGGTTTGGCAGTTTTGGCACACCCTGCCCGCTATCGACGATCGGCGAAGGAGCTGATTCCCGCAGCCGCTAAAGTCGGAATCGATGGGATTGAAACCTTCTACGCCTACGAAAATCCCTCCCCCTGGAAGCCCAGCCCCCGCCAAACGCCTGAAGTCGCAGCACTGGGGCAGATCCACGGACTCCTGCACAGCTGCGGCACAGATACCCACGGTTTCAGCTTGCTTCAGCGGCTATAG
- a CDS encoding septal ring lytic transglycosylase RlpA family protein — translation MQSLKAAHAAPLTSQPLTKHSSLRVEGSSVSFQKTNLPRSLTEPFTEPSRIPTASPTSILKTAVPNSLSQSLAGFVNPMAPKGQLPSILQPTFDLIQTHSPAAPDYPVSGTPSYHLIQLVTNLSRWTRGISEALRLTTPLVTVVQINPPPLNIDRWNMLSLNAPDIQSAEAADLPRTSCLGEEAEAYPTTLVSLFQVQVRGKPIAEFPLKEQAERFAERLRQVMQMDHFDPQTLTPVLLGGTPGGRAGQTPLFWVEPELSTQLDRSGELLAITWINNLRKALNVPKLDLIDAQQQMHDLIPTDDRLKGTASWYGPYFHGRITATGEVFDQAELTAAHPTLPFDTYLKVTNLETGKAVVVRINDRGPYFEDRSLDLSREAARCLNSEISGVVPYEAVIMKRSSGIFDAPPADTPPAIEFSEPSVEETAVTQNSDGEAIPQGCGHQCPVDSPQQETTSEADNPVPQ, via the coding sequence ATGCAGAGCCTTAAAGCGGCTCACGCTGCCCCTCTAACGTCGCAGCCTCTTACCAAGCACAGCAGCTTGCGGGTCGAAGGCAGTTCTGTTTCTTTCCAGAAGACCAACCTGCCCCGATCGCTTACTGAACCCTTTACTGAACCGTCTCGTATCCCCACTGCTTCGCCAACCTCGATACTGAAGACAGCGGTTCCCAATTCCTTATCCCAATCTCTGGCTGGGTTCGTGAATCCGATGGCGCCTAAGGGTCAACTGCCCTCAATTTTGCAGCCAACCTTTGATCTGATTCAAACCCATTCCCCAGCCGCACCGGACTATCCTGTCAGCGGGACGCCGTCCTATCACCTGATACAGCTTGTTACAAACCTGTCTCGCTGGACGAGAGGAATCAGCGAAGCCCTGCGGCTCACCACCCCTCTGGTGACGGTTGTCCAAATTAACCCGCCGCCCCTTAACATCGATCGCTGGAATATGCTGAGCCTGAATGCTCCTGACATTCAATCCGCAGAAGCGGCGGATTTGCCCCGAACGTCCTGCCTGGGCGAGGAAGCAGAAGCATACCCAACCACACTGGTTTCCCTCTTTCAGGTACAGGTGCGCGGCAAGCCGATCGCCGAATTTCCGCTGAAGGAGCAGGCTGAACGATTTGCTGAACGGCTGCGGCAGGTAATGCAGATGGATCACTTTGATCCACAGACGCTAACCCCTGTACTACTGGGCGGAACTCCTGGGGGTCGGGCAGGGCAAACTCCCTTATTCTGGGTTGAACCGGAGCTGTCTACCCAGCTTGATCGGAGCGGCGAACTGCTGGCGATTACCTGGATCAATAATCTGCGAAAAGCTCTGAATGTGCCTAAGCTAGATCTGATTGACGCCCAGCAGCAAATGCACGACCTCATCCCCACGGACGATCGCCTGAAGGGCACTGCTTCCTGGTATGGTCCTTACTTTCATGGACGAATTACCGCAACGGGCGAAGTCTTTGACCAGGCAGAACTGACGGCTGCTCACCCAACCCTGCCCTTTGACACCTACCTGAAAGTCACCAATCTAGAGACCGGCAAAGCGGTAGTCGTACGAATTAACGATCGCGGTCCCTACTTTGAGGATCGATCGCTCGACCTATCCCGCGAAGCCGCCCGCTGCCTCAACAGCGAAATTTCGGGGGTGGTACCCTACGAAGCGGTGATTATGAAACGCTCCTCCGGCATTTTTGATGCTCCTCCGGCTGATACCCCTCCGGCGATCGAATTTTCTGAGCCTTCAGTAGAGGAAACAGCTGTGACTCAGAATTCGGATGGTGAGGCGATCCCGCAGGGCTGCGGGCATCAGTGCCCGGTCGATTCACCGCAGCAAGAAACAACATCTGAGGCAGACAATCCCGTGCCGCAGTAG
- a CDS encoding DUF3598 family protein codes for MTQTNTSSQWNRLLLNIGVWEGSFTRCRANGMVQDDVRSIVSLVGLNNNQTIRQTIQHFNPDGTPQQNKVLEYASLNRSTLFFEDGAFSQGSIQFAPFAEFGAELGFISGDRRLRLVQFFSKDTIAQSSQLDSLTLIREHRQDTPPNPRPPLTVEALLGTWQGEAVTLYPDWRNPDRYTTQLTIQREGDRLYQKLTLPQAEVVSSAAVEDTRLLFDQGSHPIQVLLLPDGASSNTPIAIPRGKPFFLEAGWLIEPHLRQRMIRSYDAKGGWSSLTLVTEQRIG; via the coding sequence ATGACACAAACAAATACATCCTCTCAATGGAATAGATTGCTGCTTAATATAGGTGTGTGGGAGGGGTCTTTTACCCGTTGTCGGGCGAATGGCATGGTGCAGGACGATGTTCGATCCATCGTTTCCCTCGTAGGTCTTAATAACAATCAGACCATTCGCCAAACTATTCAGCACTTCAACCCGGACGGCACGCCTCAGCAAAACAAAGTCCTGGAATACGCTTCACTGAACCGCAGTACCCTATTCTTCGAGGATGGAGCATTCTCCCAGGGGTCAATTCAGTTTGCGCCCTTTGCAGAATTTGGAGCAGAGCTAGGTTTTATCTCAGGCGATAGACGGCTACGGCTCGTGCAGTTCTTCAGCAAGGATACGATCGCCCAAAGCAGCCAGCTTGACAGCCTGACTCTGATTCGCGAACATCGGCAGGATACGCCCCCTAACCCCCGTCCACCCCTCACGGTGGAGGCATTGCTGGGTACCTGGCAGGGAGAAGCCGTTACGCTTTACCCCGACTGGCGCAATCCCGATCGCTACACAACCCAGCTCACGATTCAGCGAGAGGGCGATCGACTGTACCAGAAGCTCACCTTGCCCCAGGCAGAGGTTGTCTCTTCTGCGGCGGTTGAGGATACCCGACTGCTGTTTGATCAGGGAAGCCACCCCATTCAGGTCTTGCTGCTGCCCGATGGAGCCTCTTCCAATACACCGATCGCTATTCCCAGGGGCAAGCCTTTCTTCCTGGAAGCGGGCTGGCTCATTGAACCTCACCTGCGTCAGCGCATGATCCGCAGCTATGACGCCAAGGGAGGCTGGAGCAGTCTGACGTTGGTGACAGAACAGCGAATCGGTTAA
- the queA gene encoding tRNA preQ1(34) S-adenosylmethionine ribosyltransferase-isomerase QueA, translating to MPDNSDLLLESYDYVLPPERIAQNPAVPRDSSRLLVVGADHDKHHIFRDLPELLQPGDLLVMNNTQVIPARLFGRKPNGGSVEVLLLEEQPQINQWLALVKPGRRVKVGAQIEFWGDEVPPTPADLQENHSPDADSIETDTATPPANAPRPKLTAKVLAVEPATGGRYMEFDLPPGQSLLPLLANLGHVPLPPYIHDSEASAEQYQTVFADRPGSAAAPTAGLHFTPELLQRLDEKGIQHTFITLHVGVGTFRPVESSDITQHQMHGEWLEISEDTVEKIRQTKANGGRVIAVGTTAVRSLEGAAAITGELQPYCGKTNLYIYPGFQWRVVEGLITNFHLPKSSLMMLVSALIGRQRLLDLYQVAIAEEYRFYSFGDAMLIQPEARLSP from the coding sequence ATGCCTGATAATTCTGACCTGCTGCTAGAATCCTACGACTACGTTTTGCCACCGGAGCGAATTGCTCAAAATCCAGCCGTACCACGCGACAGTTCCCGCCTGCTGGTCGTTGGGGCAGATCACGACAAACATCACATCTTCCGCGACCTGCCCGAACTCCTGCAACCAGGAGACCTGCTGGTAATGAACAATACGCAGGTTATTCCTGCCCGTTTGTTTGGACGCAAGCCTAATGGCGGCAGTGTGGAAGTTTTGCTGCTGGAAGAACAGCCTCAGATTAATCAGTGGCTCGCTCTGGTAAAACCGGGTCGGCGGGTTAAGGTTGGCGCACAGATTGAGTTTTGGGGTGACGAGGTTCCACCCACACCAGCGGATTTGCAGGAGAATCATTCTCCGGATGCGGATTCGATCGAGACCGACACAGCCACTCCCCCTGCCAATGCCCCTCGCCCCAAATTAACAGCTAAGGTACTTGCCGTTGAGCCTGCGACGGGTGGACGCTATATGGAATTTGATTTGCCGCCTGGACAATCGCTGCTGCCGCTGCTGGCAAATCTGGGGCATGTGCCGCTGCCACCCTACATTCACGATTCGGAAGCCTCTGCCGAGCAGTATCAGACCGTCTTTGCCGATCGTCCCGGTTCTGCGGCAGCTCCCACAGCAGGATTACACTTTACGCCCGAACTGCTCCAACGACTCGATGAGAAAGGAATTCAGCACACGTTTATCACGCTCCATGTGGGTGTAGGCACCTTCCGTCCGGTGGAATCCAGCGATATTACCCAGCACCAGATGCACGGAGAATGGCTGGAAATCTCTGAGGATACCGTCGAGAAGATTCGCCAGACGAAAGCCAACGGGGGACGGGTGATTGCCGTGGGCACCACTGCGGTTCGATCGCTGGAGGGTGCAGCAGCCATTACGGGAGAGCTTCAGCCCTACTGCGGCAAGACGAATCTGTACATTTATCCTGGCTTTCAGTGGCGCGTCGTGGAGGGGCTGATTACCAATTTCCATTTGCCCAAGTCCAGCCTGATGATGCTAGTGAGTGCCCTGATTGGGCGACAGAGACTTTTGGATCTGTATCAAGTGGCGATCGCCGAGGAATATCGCTTTTACTCCTTTGGAGATGCGATGCTGATTCAGCCGGAAGCTCGTCTCAGTCCTTAG